AAAGAACAACATACATAGTAGACAtgcaaaattttgttaagtgaAAGTGATAGATGAAATAAGAAATCGGTAAAGAACCTGTTATGTATAGGATCGGATCCACGAGGCACTTTTCTTTTGCTGGCAGCGTAGCTAAGATCACCATGTCTTCTTCCATCTTCATGCTCCTTACCGTGTGTAATGGAGTTGGTCATCGTCCTAGTGGTAGTAATCTCTTTTGTTGTGTTggctttgttgttgttttgtatTGCAAACGAATCGATCATTAGAAGAGTGACTAAACCGATCGTAAACAGTGTACGAGAAAACAAATGGAGACGAAGGGACTGGAGATTTCGCATGGTTTCTAGCCTTGtgggttttgttttggttcCTATCTTCGTTGGTTGGTGGAAATAAGGACAGAACCTAACATCGATCGAAGTAGTAGGTTTTAttcgatttttctttttgaaactataaTAGAGAacctaaattttctttttcaaaaaaaaaaaactataatagaGAACCAAGAAGAGTGGGAACAAAAGCaagagggagagagggagagagagcgtCTATCACTTTGATGAGTTAGGATGGTTGGTGTTCTTTATATGTTCGATGGTTTTTATTCTCTTTAATATGGTGAACTTTACTCGAAACATTAGGATAGAGAGAAAGATAATCTAGGCTATGAATCTTTATATTTTTCCGtgagatatatttttaatattatctttAAGCATGAATCCGTATTTTTATGTCTTTCTCTTTTTGTcccaaaaatctaaatatacCAGAATGAAACACAATACTCTAATATCAtagaattaaaattttaaaaattggagaaaaagagagagttaGAGAATGATATCTAGAACAGCTGGTCTGAAACGTGACAAGGAGGGAATATATTTAGTAGCCTTTGCTTTATGTGCATGAGAAGGTTCGGATACGAGTTTAagtatttgtgtgtgtttttctGGTGTGGTGTCGTATATTTTCGCAGTTTTATGTAATATACTCAAATTAGATATTGTACTTTTCTCACTGCATTTCATCCCTTTCGTATCCAAAAGGTAAAGCTAAGCACAAAACAATGCCATGCATaccattatttatatattacaaatgtacagccatattttataaatatctaagaATTACACTCAACTCAAGTATGTATATTCCATTATTTTCACAAAGTTTTACCTACTGATTGGATACGCGTGTGTGCATGATATTTTGCACATATGCACATATAGTATCTACCTAGTTCCGTTTAACCACCATCTCTTATGTATCTAGTATTTTTGTTACACCATATACTATAACTTGATATATCACTTGTTGCTTATTTTCCGAACTTGAAGAAACCAACATAAACTTCATTATAAGGGCTCACATACAGCAAACTTCGAATAATCTAAAAAGGTAATTAGCAATATTTTACATTAGCCAAACATATATGCGTTAACCACCTTAACCCTTCTTTATGTATCTTAAGAttttatgcatattttaaagTTTGCTGAAATAAAGATGAGAATGACAACATTGACTAGACTCATGATTAAAAATTGTTCCTTGcgaatatatttatatcactGTCACATAGCAgccgtaatttttttttgtgtgtaaatttaacaaattttgGTAAGCCACTTATTACAaaggaaaaggaagaagaggagctAGTGTTCatgagaagaaaaagagaagaaaatttCCAACAGATGGAGAGCTTACTGTCATGAGTGTCATGTATCccataatacatatatattttagggCCATAGTTCGTAGAACATATGATACATATTAATCTCACCAATCAAAATTATAACCATAATGTACATGAATCCCACTTCAAAATTTGTTTACCTTTCCTAAAAGAGTAGCCGTATAATTGCCCAGGGAATCTTATGCCTTTGTGTTGCTTAATAGCTTCAAGCTGAAGTAACAAAAAATGGCATTTActtattcattttaaatttaatatattatcatGTACACAACCTCCACTAGTAATATGGTGGCCGTTTCAGTCTATACgagacttctttttttttttgaattaatctGGGTATATCCATATATAGATATACAGAACAATATGATTAAATTTCGCAAAACAGAAACGTGTTTACATGATCAATTTCGAACTTAAAACGTGTTTACATGATCAACATAGTATACAGTTGAGGGAAAACTTCAAACACCATTGCAAGTTTGTCTACTATTATGTTTATTGGTGTAGTATATTCTGTCCGATATGTTAGTATAATATCCTGATTTATAAAGGATATATACGAGTGGTTTAGAGATAAATACTAGAAGTCTAAGTCGGTCATtctcattgtatatatatatgttctctGTGAAACGTAATAAACAAGTTAGCAAGTTGAGTTCAATATCATTATcctacatggtatcagagctttagatCTCAATTCAAGGTGTTCGTGAGAGTTCATAGTTTGAACAAGTTCTTCTTTCGTGAAGATGTCTGGTGAACAAGGTGTTGTGAAATCAGACGTATCAGATGCAGGAAAAGACTCAAATTCCGCCGTTCCTGCGTCATCGTATATGTTGTTCTCATCGGATAATCCCGGTGTTAAGATCACGTCAGTCATGTTGGACGGTGATAACTACAACCAGTGGGCTAACGAGATGCTCAACGCACTCCAAGCCAAACGTAAGATAGGTTTTATCAATGGTACTCTGAAGAAACCTTCAAGTGAAAGTCCAGATTATGAGAATTGGATGGCAGTCAATTCAATGATCATAGGTTGGATAAGATCTTCGATAGAACCCAAGGTGAAAGCTTCTGTGATGTTCGTCTCAGATGCGGCTCAGTTGTGGTCTGAGGTCAAGCAGCGGTTCTCAATTGGGAACAAGGTCCGGATCCATCAGATCAAGGCTCAACAAGCTGCTTGTCGTCAAGAGGGTCAAACCGTTTTGGAGTATTACGGTAGATTGTGTGCACTCTGGGAAGAATATGCTGTTTACAGACCATTGCCGTTGTGCACTTGCGGAGCTGCAAACGAGATTGTGAAGGAAAGAGACGATGACAAGGTTCATCAATTTATCATGGGTCTTGATGATTCTCGTTTTGGGGGTTTGTGTACGTCACTCATAGGAATGGATCCTCTACCAAGTATTGGAGAAGTGTACTCGAAAGTGATCAGGGAGGAACAAAGGCTTGACTCGTCTAGAAGTCGTGATGGTCAACAAGATGCAGTCGGGTTTCTTGCTCGTACAACAGACTCTGCTTCGCGTGGTGATGGTCAAGGAAGTTCACGGTCTGATTCGTCTATTTTACGAAACAGAGATCGTGGTTTTGTCTGTTCTAATTGCAACAGGAGTGGTCATGAGAAGAAGGACTGTTGGCAGTTGGTTGGCTTTCCATATTGGTTTCAGGAACGCTCAGACAGAGCAAGCTCAGGTCGTGGTCGTGGAAGAGCTGGTCGTGGCTCTTCAGTTGGTGGACGTGGAAGAGGACAAGCTACTACTGCACATGCTACTAGCTCAAACTCGTCTGCTTTTCCTGAGTTTACATCTGATCAATGGAAGGTTCTCTCTCAGATGATTCAAGAAAAGTCCAGTGCGGATAAACTGTCTGGTAAGATAACGTGTGGTAATCTTATTTTGGATActggagcttctcatcacatgactGGGAGGCTCTCACTCTTGACTAATGTTGTGTCTATTCCATCTTGTTCGGTGGGATTTGCTGATGGTAGTAAGACATACGCCGTCAGTATGGGAGTGTTTCAGCTCTCAAGCAAAATTACTTTGAGAAACGTCCTCTTTGTGCCTGCGTTAAACTGCACTCTGCTTTCAGTTTCAAAATTCTTGAAACAAACTAAGTGTCTTGCGACCTTTACTGATGATGTTTGTGTTTTACAGGACCGTTTCTCGAGGACTCTGATTGGAACCGGTGAAGAGCGTGATGGGGTATACTACTTGACGGATGTTGCTACCGCGAAGATACACTCAGTCGAGGCTTCATCTGATCAGACTTTGTGGCATCGGCGTTTAGGGCATCCTAGTTTTTCAGTGCTTTCGGCTTTACCTATGTTTTCTTCTACTTCTGTTGGCTCTCAGCCTtgtgatatttgttttaaatcCAAGCAAACTCGAGGAGTTTTTCCCGATAGTTCTAATAAATCAGATGACATTTTTTCATTGATTCATGTTGATCTTTGGGGACCGTATCGTCAACCTTCCACTTGCGGTGCATTGTACTTTTTGACTATTGTAGATGATTTCTCACGAGCCGTTTGGACATACTTGTTGTTGGAGAAATCGGAAGTTCGCAAAGTACTTACAAACTTTGTTGCTTATGTTGAAAAGCAGTTTAGTAAGATGGTCAAGGTTGTTAGGAGTGACAATGAGACTAAGTTCATGTGTCTCACATCTTATTTTCGTGAAAAAGGTATCATCCACCAGACCTCTTGTGTTGATACTCCCCAGCAGAATGGTCGAGTGGAGCGTAAACATAGACACATTCTCAACGTGTCTAGAGCTTTATTGTTTCAAGCAAGTTTGCCTGTCAAATTTTGGGGTGAAGCTGTACTTACTGCGGCGCATCTCATTAATCAGACTCCATCTGCTATTCACAAAGGGAAATCTCCGTACGAGATTCTTCATGGACGCAAGCCTGATCTTAGCCAGCTTCGTGTGTTTGGTTCGGCCTGCTATGCACATCGCATGCCAAGAAACAAAGATAAGTTCAGCCCAAGGAGTCGGTTGTGTGTTTTCCTTGGCTATCCTTTTGGTAAAAAGGGTTACAAAGTTTATGATGTTGACAGTAAGAAGATTTTGGTCTCCCGAGATGTGGTGTTTCATTATCCTACAATGTTCTTTGCTATTGGAATATGTTAGATTATAAAGCgtgaaattaattttttgcCACTATATTATTTACTGGATAACCTATGAACTTACATTTAAGAGAGAGACATGAGCATACAGTTTAAAATCTTACTCAAACAAAGCGGATCTTTATTATAGCAAGACGTAATATTTGTCTTagtctctaaattttaaatggCTATGTTGATACTTTAACCCCCAAAttgattaaaacaatatatgCGTTGATcatattgtctttttttttggaacgcCATTGATCATATTGTCTATAATACGTAATTGTTTCAAACGTTATAATTTTTAAGTCTAGCATGCAGGTGACGCAAGATGGATTTAAAGTAGAAATCAGTCTGGAGGAGAAAAGCATCAGAATATCAATGTGTAGTAGGCAGTGAGTGAGAAAGTTGAATGTAGCTGAAACAATTAAGTCGAGAAGAACGATCCATCATCGAGTGGATGTGATTTTGCCGATTGGTCTAGAATAGTGCATGTTTATGGTATTATGTGAGAAAACCAAAAAGATTTATTCCAAGCCACAAATGCACCAAGAGGCAAGGATGCAACCTATTCAAAGTTTGGGAAGCCTAAAATTTTCAACCAATATTTTCATCAACTCACAGTGAAATACATCAATAACATAAACCTAAAAAGAGTGTAAAAGTATATTTGGAAGCTAGAAACAGAGGCATAGGGAGGAGATGCTTCATTGTCTAATATTGCATGGAGGCAGAACTTCACATGCTCTCAAAGTCGAAATGACTATCTAGACACATCTGTTACTTACTTGAACTGATCTCTTGCATTAAACCCCTTCCTGCAACAAAACTCTTAACAAAGGTTCAAGATCAAGCAATTATACTCAATAAAGACATATTTTCAGTGGAGTGGACGTTCATCTTAAGATAAAAGAGTAAATGGGTAATACACAATTTTGTAACATGAAACAAAGTAGAGTGCACCTATAGAATGGCACACAAGCATATCTCTGtgactattgttttttttttgtgtcttaTGAGCAGAGCTCTCTTGCCTCTGTTCGCTTAGTGTTGACAAACAATGGTTTATACCCATAATGTTAATAGTTTTTGCAAAATCTATTGGACTCAAAGTGGTTAGTTCGAACTCAACTTAATTCTCATATCATGATAACAAAAGCTCATATGTTGCTAGCACAAAACCTCTATAGTCTCTAGAGAAAGCGCACCACATCTCATCAAACACCAAGTAATCATATACTTAATGACAGACTTCTAAAGGCAAGTGATAACATCTTTTTTCAAATGGGAATTGATCTCATAAACAATCAGTCATCATCTAAAGAAACAAGTAATCCAGTTATATCAAGGCCCCTAAAAGCTTATATTCTATACACTCGTAGTAATATCTCTGTTTCTCACATAAATCGGAAAAAGGTTTTCTCTTAAAACCGGGAATTGCTCTGTGATCTTCCACTGGATACTCCGGCCATCGGTATTATCTGTTTCTTTCTGTAATATACAGCGGATCCACTTACGAGTAACAGTCCTAGCATAACCGCCTGTCCAATTTTATATGTGTCAAAAAATAATCTCACGTCAGTGACTCAGGACCCAA
This genomic window from Raphanus sativus cultivar WK10039 unplaced genomic scaffold, ASM80110v3 Scaffold2568, whole genome shotgun sequence contains:
- the LOC108825869 gene encoding CLAVATA3/ESR (CLE)-related protein 26 is translated as MRNLQSLRLHLFSRTLFTIGLVTLLMIDSFAIQNNNKANTTKEITTTRTMTNSITHGKEHEDGRRHGDLSYAASKRKVPRGSDPIHNRRAGKSRRPPGRA